AAGCATATTCATTTACGTTACAAAACACTTCAAGTGGAACCCCGAGCTCTTTACAATAATCCATGGTTACATGATGCTGGGGAATTCGGGCAGGTCCGGCGTTAAAATAAAGGCCTTTGTCAAATTTAGCTGTTTGTTTAACCCCGCCGATTTCGGTTTCTTGTGTTCCGTTTCGCACGGTCCAGTTCCGTCCTCCTGTTCGGCCTCTCGCTTCGAGAATATGACAGTCATACCCTGCTTTTCCAAGTTCATAAGCGGCTGTCATTCCGGCAATACCGGCTCCGAGGATAATGACTTTTTTGCCCATTTTCCCTGACTCGGAAAGGTCACTTTTGGACGGAGGGCGATAGCTGCTGGCGCTTGCCATCACAGGAGAAGCAAAAAATCCTAGGGATTCCATTGCTCCAAATACGGCAACGGCTCCTCCTACTTTCCCTACTTGATTCAGGAAATCTCTCCTTGTTAAGCTTTTTTGTTCTTTTGTCACTTTGTTTCCCCCTTTTATCACTTGGAATAAGAGTATAATAGAGGTTATATTTTTCCATATCTACACATTTGTTAGAAAATATCACAATTTTTCTAAAAATCTATAATTATTATTAATAGTGAAAATATGTAAAAAACATCACTTTAAGGCTTATAAAATAAGTCCTAAATGAACAAAAAAAGAAAAAGCAATTCTCATCCAAAAAAGAGAAAAAAGCTTTTTCTTGTATATGAATATGATTTTTATTCGCACATTTACTTTACGTGATTAATTGCTTTTTTCAACGCTGTGTCCGCCGAATTCATTTCGCAAAGAAGCAACAACTTTTCCTGAGAATGTGTCTTCTTCAAGCGAGCGGTAGCGCATCATTAAAGACAAAGCCGTAATAGGCGCGGCTGCCTGCATCTCAAGAGCCGTTTCAACTGTCCATTTTCCTTCTCCAGATGAATGCATAATGCCTTTAATGCCTTCAAGCTTCGGATCTTTTGAAAATGCATTTTGTGTCAGTTCCATCAGCCATGAACGAATAACTGAGCCATGGTTCCACACTCTGGCCACTTGTTCGTGATCATAGCCGAAATCGCTTTTTTCTAGCAGTTCAAAGCCTTCTGCAATCGCCTGCATCATGCCATATTCCACTCCATTGTGGATCATTTTCAAAAAGTGTCCGCTGCCGCTCTTTCCTGTATACAAATAGCCATTTTCAACGCAAATGTCCCGGAATACAGACTCTAACTGTTCAAAAGCGGACTGTTCACCACCGACCATCATGCAGGCTCCATTTCTTGCACCGGACGTGCCGCCGCTTGTGCCGACGTCTAAAAAGTGAATACCGCGCTTTGCTAACTGTTCTGCGCGCTGCATAGAATCTTTGTAATGAGAGTTTCCACCTTCAACGACAATATCGCCTTCAGTTAACAGCGACGCTGCTTCATGAACGACTCCTTCTGTAATCTTGCCGGATGGCACCATGATCCAGACCACTTTCGGACTTGGCAGGCTGGCAACCAGCTCTTCAATAGAAGAAGCTGTCTGTGCCCCTTCTCCACTCATTTTTTCTCTTGCTTCCTGGTTTACATCAAAAGCCGTAATTTCATGACCATGCTCCATTAAGTTCAACCCTAACTGAAAGCCCATTTTGCCGAGCCCGACTAAACCAATATGCATATGTGATAAGCTCCTTTGAAAATAATTTTCATTCTTCTCTTAAATTATATAAAATTTTTTTCTTAAATAAAACCCTTTCAAGAAATATTTTTTTACTTCTTTTCTTATGCTATACTGATGTTATAAGACAGTTTGTAAGGAGGGACTTCAGTGGCACAACAGTGTATGGCAAGAATTCGCTCCTATTATGCAAGGTTAAGTGCAAAAGAAAAAAAGGTAGCGGATTACATTTTACAAAACCCTGAAAAAATTATTCATATTACGATTAACGAACTGGCAGAAGATCTGCATGTTGCGGATGCAACGGTATTTCGGTTTTGCAAACGAATTGGATTTAAAGGATATCAGGCGATGAAAATTGCCCTCGCTTCTGAAATTATGGAACCGATTCAACAAATACATGAAGAAATTTCAGAAAATGATGATGAAAAAACCATCACCAAAAAGATTTTTCAATCCAATATCCAGACGCTCGAAAATACACTGCATTTACTCAATGAAAATGCGCTTCATCAAGCTGTGTCCCTGCTTCTTCATGCAGCGAAAATAGAATTTTACGGTGTCGGCGGCTCTATGGTCATTGCTATGGACGCTTATCATAAATTTATCCGCACAGGAATTAAAGCGTTCTCATTCGTCGATTCCCACTACCAGCTGATGTCCGCTTCCCAACTGACAGAAAAGGACGTAGCTGTTGTGATTTCGCACTCCGGAACGAATAAAGATACGATTAATATTTTAAAAACAGCGAAAAAAAACGGGGCAAAAACGATCGGTATCACAGGCTATCCGAAGTCGTTTATAGGCCAGAATGTCGATGTTGCGCTATTCACAAGCTCCGAAGAAACGGATTTTCGTTCTGAAGCCCTTTCTTCCCGGATTGGACAGCTGAGCATTATTGATGCCCTTTATGTAAATATCATGGTACTCAACAAATACAATGCGAATAAAGCACTCGATAAAATCCGCGACTCCATTTCTGAAACGAGAATTTAACCGGCTTAGCAGACGGTTACTCAATCGTCAAAATGAAAGCCTTTTCTACGAGAGAGGCCATAGGAAAAAAATGTGGTTTTTCTTTCAAACAACTCCCACAGATAAAAGTGGTTTCTTTACTACTTACATTATGTACAGTGGTATTTGTTTTCATGCAGGAGCTTTGCATGCAACTGCGTTAAAAAGAAAGTACTTCTGTCTGACCAATATTTTGCTTGATCCCCATAGCAGCTCTTTTCGTTCAAATAAGAAGGAATTTTCCCATTCACCAAGAAATAAATAGCTGTACAAGCGATTCTGTTTGCACGATTCCTTGGGGAAAGGGCGGCTGAAATGGATCAACATATTCGAATGAACAGGTTCCAGGGCACGGAAGTAAAAGCCACAGTAGAGGGATTGCAAATGCTGCAGCAATTATGTGAGGATGAAGCCGCTAAAAGCGAAGTTCCGGAAAGAAAATCTTTTTATGAAGGAATGGCGCTTGCCTACTCGACGATTGAGCAGAAGGTAAAGGGACATGCAGAGTATATACAGCCTGAATTTATTGAACGTTTGTTTGATGCCATGAATAAAGTAGAAAATACACCATCAGCGAAGCATGATTATACGGAAACTTGTTCTTTTTGTGAAAAAAGCAGAAATGAAGTGGATGCGTTAGCATTAGGACCCGGAGTTTCCATCTGTATAGAGTGTCTGGATTTCGGCAAAGAAGTGATTGAGTCACAACCCCAGCAAGCTGTAGAAAACACGCCAACAGCAAACACATCTT
The genomic region above belongs to Domibacillus sp. DTU_2020_1001157_1_SI_ALB_TIR_016 and contains:
- the gnd gene encoding phosphogluconate dehydrogenase (NAD(+)-dependent, decarboxylating); its protein translation is MHIGLVGLGKMGFQLGLNLMEHGHEITAFDVNQEAREKMSGEGAQTASSIEELVASLPSPKVVWIMVPSGKITEGVVHEAASLLTEGDIVVEGGNSHYKDSMQRAEQLAKRGIHFLDVGTSGGTSGARNGACMMVGGEQSAFEQLESVFRDICVENGYLYTGKSGSGHFLKMIHNGVEYGMMQAIAEGFELLEKSDFGYDHEQVARVWNHGSVIRSWLMELTQNAFSKDPKLEGIKGIMHSSGEGKWTVETALEMQAAAPITALSLMMRYRSLEEDTFSGKVVASLRNEFGGHSVEKSN
- a CDS encoding MurR/RpiR family transcriptional regulator, yielding MAQQCMARIRSYYARLSAKEKKVADYILQNPEKIIHITINELAEDLHVADATVFRFCKRIGFKGYQAMKIALASEIMEPIQQIHEEISENDDEKTITKKIFQSNIQTLENTLHLLNENALHQAVSLLLHAAKIEFYGVGGSMVIAMDAYHKFIRTGIKAFSFVDSHYQLMSASQLTEKDVAVVISHSGTNKDTINILKTAKKNGAKTIGITGYPKSFIGQNVDVALFTSSEETDFRSEALSSRIGQLSIIDALYVNIMVLNKYNANKALDKIRDSISETRI
- a CDS encoding ClpX C4-type zinc finger protein; translated protein: MDQHIRMNRFQGTEVKATVEGLQMLQQLCEDEAAKSEVPERKSFYEGMALAYSTIEQKVKGHAEYIQPEFIERLFDAMNKVENTPSAKHDYTETCSFCEKSRNEVDALALGPGVSICIECLDFGKEVIESQPQQAVENTPTANTSYTETCSFCQKSISEVGVLAVGPGVSICAGCLEFGKNVI